One part of the Xiphophorus maculatus strain JP 163 A chromosome 1, X_maculatus-5.0-male, whole genome shotgun sequence genome encodes these proteins:
- the LOC102217094 gene encoding tubulin alpha-1A chain — MRECISIHVGQAGVQIGNACWELYCLEHGIQPDGQMPSDKTIGGGDDSFNTFFSETGAGKHVPRAVFVDLEPTVIDEVRSGTYRQLFHPEQLITGKEDAANNYARGHYTIGKEIIDLVLDRIRKLADQCTGLQGFLVFHSFGGGTGSGFTSLLMERLSVDYGKKSKLEFSIYPAPQVSTAVVEPYNSILTTHTTLEHSDCAFMVDNEAIYDICRRNLDIERPTYTNLNRLIGQIVSSITASLRFDGALNVDLTEFQTNLVPYPRIHFPLATYAPVISAEKAYHEQLSVAEITNACFEPANQMVKCDPRHGKYMACCLLYRGDVVPKDVNAAIATIKTKRTIQFVDWCPTGFKVGINYQPPTVVPGGDLAKVQRAVCMLSNTTAIAEAWARLDHKFDLMYAKRAFVHWYVGEGMEEGEFSEAREDMAALEKDYEEVGVDSIEGEGEEEGEEY; from the exons CGTGAGTGCATCTCCATCCACGTTGGTCAGGCCGGTGTCCAGATCGGCAATGCCTGCTGGGAGCTCTACTGCCTGGAGCATGGGATCCAGCCGGACGGACAGATGCCCAGTGACAAGACCATTGGAGGAGGAGATGACTCCTTCAACACCTTCTTCAGTGAGACCGGAGCAGGGAAGCATGTGCCCAGAGCCGTTTTTGTAGACTTGGAGCCCACTGTCATCG ATGAGGTTCGTTCTGGAACTTACCGCCAGCTGTTCCACCCTGAGCAGCTGATCACTGGGAAGGAAGATGCTGCCAACAACTACGCCAGAGGACACTACACCATTGGCAAAGAGATCATTGACCTGGTTCTGGACAGGATCCGCAAGCTG GCTGACCAGTGCACAGGCCTGCAGGGCTTCCTGGTCTTCCACAGCTTTGGTGGAGGAACCGGTTCTGGTTTCACCTCCCTGCTGATGGAGCGTCTCTCTGTGGACTATGGAAAGAAGTCCAAGCTGGAGTTCTCCATCTACCCAGCTCCCCAGGTGTCCACAGCTGTTGTGGAGCCCTACAACTCCATCCTGACCACCCACACCACCCTGGAACACTCCGACTGTGCCTTCATGGTGGACAACGAGGCCATCTATGATATCTGCCGCAGGAACCTCGACATCGAACGCCCCACCTACACCAACCTGAACAGGCTGATCGGCCAGATCGTGTCCTCCATCACTGCGTCTCTCCGTTTTGATGGAGCCCTGAATGTTGATCTGACTGAGTTCCAGACCAACTTGGTGCCATACCCTCGTATCCACTTCCCTCTGGCCACCTACGCCCCTGTGATCTCTGCAGAGAAGGCTTACCACGAGCAGCTCTCAGTGGCTGAGATCACAAACGCCTGCTTCGAGCCGGCCAATCAGATGGTGAAATGTGACCCTCGCCACGGCAAGTACATGGCCTGCTGCCTCTTGTACCGTGGTGACGTGGTGCCCAAAGATGTCAACGCTGCCATTGCCACCATCAAAACCAAACGCACCATCCAGTTTGTGGACTGGTGTCCCACTGGTTTCAAGGTTGGCATCAACTACCAGCCACCAACTGTGGTTCCTGGTGGTGACCTCGCCAAGGTCCAGAGGGCTGTGTGCATGCTGAGCAACACCACTGCTATTGCAGAGGCCTGGGCTCGGCTGGATCACAAGTTTGACCTGATGTACGCCAAGCGTGCATTCGTCCACTGGTATGTGGGTGAGGGAATGGAGGAGGGAGAGTTCTCCGAGGCCAGGGAGGACATGGCAGCTCTGGAGAAGGATTACGAGGAGGTTGGAGTCGACTCCATTGAGGGtgagggagaggaggaaggagaagagTATTGA